A single genomic interval of Alteromonas sp. CI.11.F.A3 harbors:
- the sbcD gene encoding exonuclease subunit SbcD, translating into MKVLHTSDWHLGQSFFTKSRKNEHEQFFKWLLGVVEQESIDAVVVAGDIFDTGTPPSYARELYHQLVGDFQGMGCTLVVLGGNHDSVSVLNESKELLSYLNCHVIASTYGNTETQVLPLRTRGGEIGAILCAVPFIRARDVLKSEAGESAIEKRQALGEAIKQHYANLYQIALDKRSELSVDVPIIATGHLTALGVSQSESVRDIYIGTLEGFSAEGFPPADYIALGHIHRPQKVAGCDHIRYSGSPIPLSFDELKSQKQVLIATFDNKTLVEVESMPIPRFQAMAVLRGNLEEIELALQHNEAVKSASAEHPAWLCIEVETQDYLTDLQQRIQALIDDKPAEILQLKRMRKQRTSAISAEENVNLSELSVREVFDARLSLEAFESDEDKQRKQRIQTLFEQVVDDVQLSHEDSEDADEANAVDVNKATDEINATDVNSPNASANEGNL; encoded by the coding sequence ATGAAAGTTCTTCACACCTCAGATTGGCATTTAGGTCAAAGCTTCTTCACCAAAAGCCGTAAAAATGAACACGAGCAGTTTTTTAAATGGCTGCTTGGGGTGGTTGAGCAAGAAAGTATAGATGCCGTTGTGGTAGCCGGCGATATTTTTGATACCGGCACACCGCCAAGTTACGCGCGGGAGCTTTATCATCAACTTGTAGGGGACTTTCAGGGGATGGGGTGCACCTTGGTGGTGTTAGGCGGCAATCATGACTCGGTGTCGGTATTAAATGAAAGCAAGGAATTATTGTCTTATCTAAACTGCCACGTTATTGCTAGCACCTATGGCAATACTGAAACGCAAGTTTTACCCTTGCGTACCCGAGGTGGTGAAATAGGCGCAATATTGTGCGCTGTACCTTTTATTCGTGCTAGGGATGTTTTAAAAAGCGAAGCTGGAGAATCAGCGATTGAAAAGCGTCAGGCGCTGGGCGAGGCCATTAAGCAGCACTATGCCAACCTCTATCAAATCGCATTAGATAAACGCAGCGAGCTAAGCGTCGATGTACCCATTATTGCCACCGGACACTTAACGGCCCTAGGGGTAAGTCAGAGTGAAAGTGTGCGCGACATTTATATAGGAACGCTAGAAGGTTTTTCAGCTGAGGGGTTTCCTCCGGCAGATTATATTGCGCTTGGGCACATTCACCGCCCGCAAAAAGTGGCAGGGTGCGATCATATTCGATATTCCGGCTCGCCTATTCCGTTAAGCTTTGATGAACTGAAGTCACAAAAACAGGTACTGATAGCCACATTCGACAACAAAACATTAGTTGAAGTAGAAAGTATGCCTATTCCTCGTTTTCAAGCGATGGCAGTGTTGCGAGGCAACTTAGAAGAGATTGAGCTTGCCTTACAGCACAACGAGGCGGTAAAAAGCGCAAGCGCTGAACACCCAGCTTGGCTGTGTATTGAAGTAGAAACCCAAGATTACTTAACCGACCTGCAACAGCGCATTCAAGCACTAATAGACGACAAGCCTGCCGAAATTTTGCAATTAAAGCGAATGCGCAAACAAAGAACCAGCGCTATTTCAGCAGAAGAAAATGTTAATTTAAGTGAGTTGTCTGTACGCGAGGTTTTTGATGCAAGACTATCGTTGGAAGCCTTTGAGTCTGACGAAGATAAACAACGCAAACAGAGAATTCAAACCTTGTTCGAGCAGGTGGTGGACGATGTGCAGTTATCCCACGAGGACAGCGAAGATGCAGACGAAGCCAATGCAGTTGATGTGAACAAGGCTACTGATGAGATCAACGCTACTGATGTTAACAGCCCTAACGCATCTGCCAATGAGGGTAACCTATGA
- a CDS encoding methyl-accepting chemotaxis protein, with the protein MVKVIKFASDVTAQIQEKHAISQAAELAVSTAEETSQIAADGTTSLQRSIDVFQVALDEVDQTNKLMHELSEQSLKIETIVTTISGIADQTNLLALNAAIEAARAGEQGRGFAVVADEVRQLAQRTSDSTVEIESVVAENRKLANKSTSKMAVVKDNVDLNSQQITQVQGVMDEILKGATNVSETVSGILR; encoded by the coding sequence GTGGTTAAAGTTATCAAGTTCGCTTCTGATGTAACCGCGCAAATTCAAGAAAAGCATGCTATTTCACAGGCCGCTGAACTTGCCGTGTCAACCGCTGAAGAAACGTCACAAATTGCAGCAGACGGTACAACATCGCTTCAACGCAGTATTGATGTGTTCCAAGTTGCACTAGATGAAGTAGACCAAACCAATAAGCTAATGCACGAACTAAGCGAGCAATCGCTTAAAATTGAAACTATTGTAACCACCATCAGCGGTATTGCAGATCAAACTAACCTATTGGCACTTAATGCAGCTATTGAAGCGGCCCGTGCAGGTGAGCAAGGTCGTGGTTTCGCCGTGGTTGCTGATGAGGTTCGTCAACTTGCACAGCGTACCAGTGATTCAACAGTAGAAATTGAATCGGTAGTTGCAGAAAACCGCAAACTGGCGAATAAATCTACCAGTAAAATGGCGGTAGTGAAGGACAACGTAGATTTAAACAGTCAGCAAATTACCCAAGTTCAAGGTGTGATGGATGAAATCCTTAAAGGTGCGACAAACGTATCGGAAACGGTTTCAGGCATTCTACGTTAA
- a CDS encoding YigZ family protein has translation MSYPVPAQQVENLYEIKKSKFIAFAAFADSREAAMAHLANVKQQYPDARHHCWAYLLGNPHSPSSAAMADDGEPSGTAGKPILNVLQHKGVGDVMVIVTRYFGGIKLGAGGLVRAYSASAQQAMEQLPTREEVRLYDISIDIDFKHEQFIRHLCEQFSGKIVSCDYAQHVTVNMQLPHQAIDEFQEKTAAMAINFTRPENS, from the coding sequence ATGTCGTATCCCGTCCCCGCTCAACAGGTTGAAAACCTGTACGAGATTAAAAAAAGCAAGTTTATTGCCTTTGCCGCCTTTGCAGATAGTCGCGAAGCAGCGATGGCACACCTCGCAAATGTGAAGCAACAATATCCAGATGCCCGTCACCATTGTTGGGCGTACTTACTTGGTAACCCTCATTCCCCATCAAGCGCAGCAATGGCCGATGATGGCGAACCGAGTGGCACTGCCGGAAAACCCATTCTCAATGTTTTACAGCACAAAGGTGTGGGCGATGTCATGGTTATAGTTACCCGCTATTTTGGTGGCATAAAGCTGGGTGCAGGTGGGTTAGTGCGAGCTTACTCAGCCTCAGCACAGCAAGCTATGGAACAGCTTCCCACCCGTGAAGAAGTGCGCCTTTATGATATCTCTATTGATATCGACTTTAAGCACGAGCAATTCATCCGGCATTTATGCGAACAATTTTCAGGCAAGATAGTTAGTTGTGACTATGCACAACACGTTACTGTAAATATGCAATTGCCACATCAAGCTATCGATGAGTTTCAAGAAAAAACCGCTGCCATGGCGATTAATTTTACACGCCCTGAGAATAGCTAA
- a CDS encoding peroxiredoxin-like family protein has translation MYTQKLQPDSSFPDVQVTLSTGEAVSLSNKREGCDWKMVVVYRGKHCPICTKYLNALEDYKGRLLELGVDVIAVSADSQSQLKEHLEDLSITFPIASGLSEDDMKGLGLYISVPRSEKETDHNFAEPALFILNQDNTIQISELANAPFVRPDLEQLVSGLEFIRDPENDYPIRGTFNG, from the coding sequence ATGTATACGCAAAAACTACAACCTGATTCTTCATTTCCCGATGTGCAAGTAACGCTAAGCACCGGCGAGGCTGTTTCATTAAGCAACAAACGTGAAGGTTGTGATTGGAAGATGGTGGTTGTTTACCGTGGTAAGCACTGTCCTATCTGTACCAAGTATTTAAACGCGCTTGAAGACTACAAAGGGCGTTTGTTAGAACTTGGCGTTGATGTAATAGCGGTATCTGCTGACAGTCAATCTCAGTTGAAAGAGCATCTTGAAGACTTATCAATTACGTTCCCTATTGCTTCGGGTTTGAGTGAAGACGATATGAAAGGGCTGGGTTTATATATTTCTGTGCCTCGCAGCGAAAAAGAAACCGATCACAATTTCGCTGAGCCCGCGTTGTTTATTCTAAATCAAGATAACACTATTCAGATTAGTGAGTTGGCTAATGCGCCTTTTGTACGCCCTGATTTAGAGCAACTAGTATCCGGTTTGGAATTCATTCGCGACCCGGAAAATGACTACCCAATTCGCGGCACCTTTAATGGCTAG
- a CDS encoding M1 family metallopeptidase, which translates to MKNISWVAICAPMLFACSEQPSQEPTTPSAVSDSADSKIAAESAVSKVDVLSEIEAGKDYHSFANPSEVRVTHLDLDLTADFETSKLSGSATLTVERSAPNFNTVVLDTRALDIISVTVNGNPVPFDMGSADPELGTPLSVELPEGADKLTIAYSTSPEASGVQWLTPAQTAGKQHPFLFTQAQAMHARSFIPLQDSPQVRVTYTATIHTPEALLAVMSASNDPATARDGEYSFTMPQPVPSYLIALAIGDLKFKPMGERTGVYAEPSMLDAAAKEFEDTEAMLEVTEKTYGPYQWDRYDLLILPPSFPFGGMENPRLSFITPTVIAGDKSLVSLIAHELAHSWSGNTVTNATWRDLWLNEGFTTYLTYRIMEMIYGHDRFKKEAVLGYQDLQNDIQALNEEDEILAIDLRGRNPDDVFSNIPYEKGALFLREIENKIGRENFDAFLMQYFEDFAFKSITTDTFLAYLDETLLAQYPDKLSKARIQKWVFEPGIPEGAPVPESDAFDKIDTTRKAWLAGEVEAVNIDTEQWTVHEWLYFLNNMPKELSAEQLAALDAAFSLTTTQNNEIAHSWLMIAVANEYKPAYDRLYEYLVNIGRNKLVKPLYRSLSATPEGKAFAKRAFEEAKPGYHPLTIRANEGFVE; encoded by the coding sequence ATGAAAAATATAAGCTGGGTAGCCATTTGTGCGCCGATGTTGTTTGCGTGTAGCGAACAACCCTCACAAGAACCGACAACACCATCAGCTGTTTCTGATAGTGCTGATAGCAAAATTGCTGCCGAGAGCGCAGTATCTAAAGTAGATGTGCTCAGTGAAATAGAGGCGGGTAAAGATTACCACTCATTCGCCAATCCATCAGAAGTGCGAGTTACTCATTTAGATTTAGACTTAACTGCAGATTTTGAAACATCAAAATTGTCCGGCAGTGCTACGTTAACCGTTGAGCGCAGTGCGCCTAACTTTAATACGGTTGTTCTTGATACTCGTGCATTGGATATTATATCGGTTACGGTTAACGGCAATCCCGTACCTTTTGATATGGGCAGCGCTGATCCTGAACTTGGCACACCACTTTCTGTTGAATTGCCTGAAGGCGCAGATAAGCTAACCATTGCCTATTCTACCTCGCCTGAAGCATCGGGTGTTCAATGGTTAACGCCAGCACAAACCGCAGGAAAGCAACATCCTTTCTTGTTTACCCAAGCGCAAGCTATGCATGCAAGAAGCTTTATTCCGCTGCAAGACTCTCCACAAGTACGAGTAACCTACACAGCCACTATACATACACCTGAAGCTTTATTGGCAGTGATGAGTGCCTCTAACGATCCTGCTACGGCTCGTGATGGTGAGTACTCGTTTACTATGCCGCAGCCTGTACCTTCGTACTTAATCGCATTAGCAATTGGTGATTTGAAATTCAAACCAATGGGCGAGCGCACAGGGGTTTATGCCGAGCCTAGTATGTTAGACGCAGCAGCAAAAGAATTCGAAGATACCGAAGCCATGTTAGAAGTAACGGAAAAAACCTATGGCCCATATCAATGGGATCGTTACGACTTATTGATTTTACCGCCGTCTTTCCCTTTTGGCGGAATGGAAAACCCACGCTTATCGTTTATTACCCCTACTGTCATCGCTGGCGATAAAAGCTTAGTGTCACTGATTGCGCATGAATTGGCGCATAGCTGGTCGGGCAATACGGTGACCAACGCCACGTGGCGCGATCTGTGGTTAAACGAAGGTTTCACCACCTATTTAACTTACCGTATTATGGAAATGATATACGGCCACGACCGATTTAAAAAAGAAGCGGTTTTGGGATACCAAGATTTACAAAACGATATACAAGCCCTCAACGAAGAAGATGAAATTCTAGCTATCGATCTTCGCGGAAGAAATCCAGATGATGTTTTCTCAAATATTCCTTACGAAAAAGGCGCGCTCTTTTTACGTGAAATTGAAAACAAAATTGGTCGTGAAAATTTTGATGCGTTTTTGATGCAGTACTTTGAAGATTTCGCGTTTAAAAGCATTACCACTGATACGTTTTTAGCCTACCTGGATGAAACCTTGTTGGCGCAATACCCAGATAAGTTAAGCAAAGCGCGCATTCAAAAATGGGTGTTTGAGCCCGGTATTCCTGAAGGAGCGCCTGTGCCAGAGTCGGATGCCTTTGATAAAATCGATACCACTCGCAAGGCTTGGTTAGCCGGTGAGGTAGAAGCGGTAAATATAGATACCGAGCAATGGACAGTGCATGAGTGGTTGTATTTCCTGAACAATATGCCAAAGGAACTATCCGCAGAGCAACTGGCTGCATTAGATGCTGCGTTCTCGTTAACCACCACGCAAAATAACGAAATAGCCCACAGTTGGTTAATGATTGCAGTGGCAAATGAATACAAGCCGGCCTACGACCGATTGTACGAGTACCTGGTTAACATTGGCCGTAATAAGTTAGTTAAGCCGCTATATCGTTCGCTTTCTGCAACACCCGAAGGCAAAGCGTTTGCTAAACGTGCCTTTGAAGAAGCAAAGCCGGGTTATCACCCTTTAACCATTCGAGCCAACGAAGGCTTTGTGGAATAA
- a CDS encoding organic hydroperoxide resistance protein, translating into MHTLQQVVYTGTAAATGGREGTAKSSDGNLDVTLSTPKALGGAGGNGTNPEQLFAAGYSACFIGALKHVAAAEKIKLGSDISVTGDVSIGPIEVGFAIAVKLSVDLGDMEKSAAESLVAKAHQVCPYSNATRGNIDVQISVA; encoded by the coding sequence ATGCATACACTTCAACAAGTGGTTTATACCGGTACAGCAGCTGCAACAGGTGGTCGTGAAGGCACAGCAAAATCAAGTGACGGAAACTTAGATGTTACGCTTTCAACACCAAAAGCATTAGGTGGAGCGGGTGGTAATGGCACTAACCCAGAGCAATTGTTTGCAGCTGGCTATTCAGCGTGTTTCATTGGTGCACTTAAGCATGTGGCTGCGGCTGAAAAAATTAAATTGGGCAGCGATATAAGCGTAACTGGTGATGTGTCTATTGGGCCTATCGAAGTCGGTTTTGCTATTGCTGTAAAACTAAGCGTCGACTTAGGTGATATGGAGAAATCTGCAGCAGAAAGCTTGGTGGCTAAAGCGCACCAAGTATGCCCGTATTCAAATGCCACTCGTGGCAATATTGATGTACAAATTTCAGTAGCCTAG
- a CDS encoding MarR family winged helix-turn-helix transcriptional regulator, translated as MSDEAKLDELAPDTLKLESQLCHRFYTLSNAFTRAYRPMLKSLDITYPQYVVMMALWEQSNVTIAELLDKTVIDGGAMTLILKKLEQKELLNVVKDEQDKRVRRVVLSKSGQDAKIIARDVPTQMLCKLDGMSKAEAKQLVVLMDKLQGCFNAD; from the coding sequence ATGTCTGACGAAGCTAAGCTTGATGAACTTGCACCCGATACGCTTAAATTAGAAAGCCAGTTGTGCCACCGCTTTTACACGCTGTCTAATGCATTTACTCGTGCCTATCGCCCAATGCTTAAAAGCCTTGATATTACGTATCCACAGTACGTAGTGATGATGGCCTTATGGGAACAATCTAACGTCACCATTGCAGAATTACTGGATAAAACTGTGATAGATGGCGGTGCTATGACGCTGATTTTAAAAAAACTAGAACAAAAAGAGCTGTTAAACGTGGTTAAAGATGAACAGGACAAACGGGTGCGCCGGGTAGTGCTGTCAAAATCGGGGCAAGATGCCAAAATAATAGCACGGGATGTTCCCACCCAAATGTTATGTAAACTAGATGGCATGTCGAAAGCTGAAGCAAAGCAACTTGTTGTATTAATGGACAAACTACAAGGGTGTTTCAACGCTGATTAA
- a CDS encoding glycoside hydrolase family 3 C-terminal domain-containing protein: MNRIIKKLPERILISACFLLTSHSHGETLPFQNQSLPVETRVADLVDRLTLEEKVSQLFDKSAAIERLAIPEYYWWNEALHGVARAGKATVFPQAIGMAATFDEPLIYRIASTISDEGRAKHHEFLREDTNAMYTGLTYWSPNINIFRDPRWGRGQETYGEDPFLTSRMAVNFVKGLEGNDPTYLKSVATLKHYAVHSGPEVSRHSDDYAASEKDLTETYLRAFEDTITATNVSSVMCAYNRVNGSPACGSEALLQDTLRDTFNFSGYVVSDCGAIADFYDENSHHVVDSPAHAAASALKSGTDLNCGDHHGNTFSYLIEAVGEDLVEESDIDQALTRLLTARMKLGMFDNSSTHAYTKMPMSVVGSKKHIELAREAAEKSMVLLKNDGVLPLKRNSKIALIGPNADNPAILVGNYHGTPVQPVTPKEAFSQALPSNQLGYAPGSSITENIFTHFSPVPSSVFTHVNMLGESKPGLVAKYYPSSHFNLQPSKRHVEMNINLTSEDIPFNKASNQEFAVRWTGKITPQKSGNYYFKMKDVEVYLDGELTDERRYLEAGKSYDFKAESLIQRFWHSNVIEPEISFKWLIEDKNLESEALRVAKESDVIVFVGGISAELEGEEMPLEIDGFSHGDRTNIKLPKSQSSLLKALHKLGKPIVMVNMSGSAIALNWEDKNLNAIIQGFYPGEQTGPALLNLLYGDTSPSGRLPVTFYQSVNDLPDFKNYSMVNRTYKYYEGTPLYPFGYGLSYADFRYDKLKVTRSEKGLNIATTLSNKSDISAQEVVQVYLGMPDAPIRTPQRELVAFKRVNLAGGESQSVKFTINESQLVYVDAQGQRQPYKGKLLVTLGGGQGVKRSDNVVQHSINLP; the protein is encoded by the coding sequence ATGAATCGAATAATCAAAAAACTGCCTGAGCGAATTCTTATATCCGCCTGCTTTTTACTTACTTCCCACAGTCATGGTGAAACACTGCCATTTCAAAACCAATCACTGCCGGTTGAGACTCGTGTCGCAGATTTAGTTGACCGCTTAACCTTGGAAGAGAAAGTGAGTCAATTATTTGATAAGTCAGCAGCAATAGAGCGCCTTGCCATTCCCGAATACTATTGGTGGAACGAAGCATTGCATGGGGTAGCAAGAGCAGGTAAAGCAACCGTATTTCCACAAGCTATTGGTATGGCGGCAACCTTTGACGAGCCTCTTATTTATCGTATAGCGTCTACAATTTCAGATGAAGGGCGTGCTAAGCATCACGAATTTTTACGAGAAGATACCAATGCAATGTACACAGGCCTTACTTATTGGTCGCCTAATATTAATATCTTTCGCGATCCTAGATGGGGCAGAGGCCAAGAAACTTACGGAGAGGATCCGTTTCTAACTTCTCGAATGGCGGTCAATTTTGTGAAAGGCCTTGAAGGAAATGATCCCACGTACCTTAAGTCGGTCGCCACGTTGAAGCATTATGCAGTTCACAGTGGCCCGGAAGTATCTAGACACAGCGACGATTACGCAGCGTCTGAAAAAGATTTAACGGAAACCTACCTTAGAGCATTTGAAGACACGATTACAGCTACAAATGTATCATCTGTCATGTGCGCATATAACCGAGTGAATGGTTCCCCCGCCTGTGGTAGTGAAGCGCTTCTTCAAGATACGCTACGAGATACATTTAATTTCTCCGGGTACGTGGTTTCAGATTGCGGCGCTATTGCTGACTTTTATGATGAAAATTCCCATCATGTAGTAGATAGCCCTGCTCACGCAGCCGCCAGTGCCTTAAAATCAGGTACAGACTTAAACTGCGGAGACCATCACGGCAATACATTTAGCTACCTAATAGAAGCCGTGGGCGAAGATTTGGTAGAGGAAAGTGATATTGACCAAGCGCTTACCCGGCTACTTACTGCACGCATGAAACTGGGAATGTTTGATAACAGCAGTACACATGCATATACCAAAATGCCTATGTCAGTGGTTGGGTCAAAAAAACATATTGAATTGGCACGAGAAGCGGCAGAGAAATCCATGGTTTTACTTAAAAACGATGGTGTATTGCCCCTGAAACGCAATAGTAAAATAGCACTTATTGGGCCGAATGCTGACAATCCCGCCATACTTGTGGGTAATTATCATGGCACACCCGTGCAGCCTGTTACACCGAAAGAAGCCTTTTCGCAGGCACTACCTTCAAACCAACTTGGTTACGCGCCAGGAAGCAGTATAACTGAAAACATTTTTACGCATTTTAGTCCTGTCCCTTCTAGCGTTTTCACCCATGTAAACATGCTAGGCGAATCAAAACCAGGTTTAGTTGCTAAGTATTACCCCTCAAGTCATTTCAATCTTCAGCCAAGCAAACGGCACGTTGAAATGAACATCAATTTGACGAGCGAAGACATACCTTTCAACAAAGCATCAAATCAAGAATTCGCGGTGCGATGGACGGGCAAAATTACCCCTCAAAAATCTGGAAATTATTACTTTAAAATGAAAGATGTCGAGGTCTACCTAGACGGTGAGCTTACAGACGAAAGGCGCTATCTTGAAGCAGGCAAGTCTTATGACTTCAAGGCTGAATCACTTATTCAGCGTTTTTGGCACAGTAATGTGATAGAACCAGAAATAAGCTTCAAATGGTTAATAGAGGATAAAAATCTAGAGAGTGAAGCGCTTAGAGTGGCAAAGGAATCTGATGTTATCGTATTTGTCGGCGGTATTAGCGCTGAATTGGAGGGGGAAGAAATGCCTCTTGAGATTGATGGGTTCTCCCATGGGGACAGAACGAATATCAAATTGCCCAAGAGCCAATCATCACTATTAAAAGCGCTTCATAAACTGGGCAAACCCATCGTTATGGTTAACATGAGCGGAAGCGCAATAGCGCTAAACTGGGAAGATAAAAACCTCAACGCCATTATTCAAGGCTTCTATCCTGGTGAGCAAACTGGGCCAGCACTACTGAACCTTCTTTATGGTGATACCAGTCCTTCCGGCCGACTACCGGTAACCTTCTATCAGTCGGTTAACGACTTACCCGACTTTAAAAATTACAGTATGGTAAATCGAACCTATAAGTATTACGAGGGAACTCCGCTTTATCCATTTGGTTATGGTCTTAGCTATGCAGACTTCCGTTACGATAAGCTAAAGGTCACTCGCTCTGAAAAGGGTCTTAATATTGCCACCACGCTATCTAATAAAAGTGATATAAGTGCTCAAGAAGTTGTTCAAGTTTATCTTGGAATGCCCGATGCACCAATTCGTACGCCTCAGCGAGAGTTGGTTGCCTTTAAGCGTGTAAACTTAGCGGGTGGGGAAAGCCAGTCAGTGAAGTTCACCATTAATGAATCGCAACTTGTTTATGTTGATGCGCAGGGGCAGCGCCAACCTTATAAAGGTAAATTGCTCGTGACGCTTGGTGGGGGACAAGGGGTGAAACGTAGCGATAACGTTGTGCAACACAGTATTAATCTTCCCTAA